A stretch of the Acidisarcina sp. genome encodes the following:
- a CDS encoding RNA polymerase sigma factor, translating to MQIFSFQPKQEQRARFEDIVLAYYPRLLQWALQLTHDRSEAEDLVQELYLRVARIDAAPETIENIDSYLFFVLRNLHYENLRRARTSAIDDLAIVDHESLARGLRAVDHSKLPFVRAELEHVCDYLCDRKITSRSASILLLRFFLGYFPGEVMKVAQMSRTAVDKAVRLARQEVRLDLAANTGPRRTERDRERRVGARDSKGDPQALFLALRAQVFDGCSGQCFARGFLQRQYANPGPGFTTEELAHLVSCRNCLDKANAILGLPLLAERFLDETIGRDTPQGPDGDSGGSGMPTLIRGWGKRPKENVAQIRRRMERRVLEAMQHRPQRLLVVVDGDIRASQRVTAPLSELQVELGRHEKPTYIEILSEQNICIAFLMVRTPDLSQELDQLREIQLSDDRTIELLISFAMETPTIQVIYRDPLVSLDGALEEPGEMAIPVTLSASSMNATPSRPAADGYASLRHWVRSWFPRISPPKMSPLFASAMVLGFASILCFVFWMRSGPNVSAKELLTRAEAWDASAASTSKPGVIYQRIRISTPNRSVERTIYRDPAGKRKPRQHELDNIDQQLKMRLESAGVSWDAPLSASSFQAWHDRQRSVRDTVTRSENLLTLTSFASDSGPIMQETLTVRESDFHPVRRSIDMRGVGNIEIAELNYDVMPWGALDGDWFEPSVAPLVNPHRGPGVLSHPLIPLSEDELDEADLGVRLALNQLGADTGERVTMVRTPTGIQVKGIVATEDRKREIEARLFLIPHVTPLIFTFNEIQSRPEEGDSIASIASVSDAAQASPFENYLVEHGKSREYARQSSADLLDSAISIKQSSLAIMKLLHDFSDGRPMTPAAQMLHKQLVELHRGKLHAAISRQESLLAAMGLSHAASGTPSPPDGDLEAVANRNLALCKLLSRQDGGSKESAQPLLEELADSAAKINIVVQRMDVNSSSSHASLDAGRSTQPDQHR from the coding sequence CTGCACTATGAAAACTTGCGGCGGGCGCGGACCAGCGCAATCGACGACCTCGCGATCGTGGATCATGAATCTCTGGCGCGAGGACTGCGAGCGGTGGACCACAGCAAGCTACCGTTTGTCCGCGCCGAACTGGAACATGTTTGTGACTATCTCTGCGATCGAAAGATCACATCTCGCTCTGCAAGCATTCTGCTCCTCCGTTTCTTTCTTGGGTATTTCCCGGGAGAAGTGATGAAAGTCGCACAGATGAGCCGGACGGCGGTCGATAAGGCCGTACGCCTGGCGCGACAAGAAGTGCGGCTGGACCTCGCTGCGAATACCGGCCCTCGAAGGACAGAGCGCGATCGGGAACGGAGAGTGGGAGCGCGCGATTCCAAGGGGGATCCGCAGGCTCTGTTCCTGGCACTCCGCGCACAGGTGTTTGATGGGTGCTCGGGACAGTGTTTCGCGCGTGGCTTCTTGCAGCGGCAGTATGCCAACCCGGGCCCTGGATTCACGACCGAGGAACTGGCGCACCTAGTCAGTTGCCGCAACTGTCTGGACAAGGCCAATGCGATCCTGGGACTCCCATTGCTTGCCGAACGATTTCTGGATGAGACCATCGGCCGCGACACGCCGCAAGGGCCAGACGGAGACTCCGGTGGCAGCGGCATGCCGACTCTTATTCGTGGTTGGGGTAAACGCCCGAAAGAGAATGTTGCTCAGATCCGCCGGCGAATGGAGAGGCGTGTTCTGGAGGCCATGCAGCACCGTCCGCAGCGTTTGCTTGTCGTAGTGGACGGGGATATTCGAGCCTCTCAACGGGTGACCGCGCCACTGAGCGAATTGCAGGTGGAATTGGGCCGACATGAAAAGCCCACTTACATTGAGATTCTGAGCGAACAAAATATTTGCATCGCATTCCTGATGGTGCGTACGCCAGACCTGAGCCAGGAACTCGATCAGCTCCGCGAGATTCAATTGAGCGATGACCGGACGATAGAGTTGCTCATTTCTTTTGCCATGGAGACCCCGACGATTCAGGTAATTTATCGCGATCCGCTCGTGAGCCTGGATGGTGCTTTGGAGGAGCCGGGCGAAATGGCGATTCCCGTCACCCTGTCAGCGAGTTCCATGAACGCTACTCCTTCCAGGCCAGCCGCGGACGGATACGCATCTCTGCGCCATTGGGTCCGCTCCTGGTTCCCCCGAATTTCCCCTCCAAAGATGAGCCCTTTATTTGCAAGCGCAATGGTGCTTGGATTTGCCTCGATTCTCTGCTTCGTATTCTGGATGCGCAGTGGTCCCAACGTCTCGGCGAAAGAACTTCTCACACGCGCAGAAGCATGGGATGCTTCCGCTGCGAGTACGAGCAAGCCCGGGGTCATTTATCAAAGAATCCGGATAAGCACACCGAACCGGAGCGTTGAGCGAACGATCTACCGCGATCCGGCAGGCAAGCGGAAACCTCGGCAACACGAATTGGACAACATCGACCAGCAACTCAAAATGCGCCTTGAATCCGCGGGAGTGAGTTGGGACGCGCCGCTCTCCGCCAGCAGCTTTCAGGCCTGGCATGATCGCCAGCGTTCCGTCCGTGACACAGTGACGCGCAGCGAGAATCTCCTTACACTCACCAGTTTCGCAAGTGACAGTGGGCCGATCATGCAGGAGACGCTGACTGTTCGCGAGAGCGACTTCCATCCAGTGCGGCGCAGCATCGACATGCGCGGCGTTGGCAACATCGAAATTGCTGAGCTGAATTACGATGTGATGCCCTGGGGAGCGCTGGATGGCGACTGGTTTGAACCGAGCGTTGCACCGCTTGTCAATCCCCATCGAGGCCCCGGCGTGCTTTCGCATCCTCTCATTCCATTGAGCGAGGATGAATTAGACGAGGCGGATCTGGGCGTGCGACTTGCGTTGAATCAGCTTGGCGCCGACACGGGTGAGAGGGTAACCATGGTGCGGACGCCTACCGGAATTCAGGTCAAGGGCATTGTGGCCACCGAAGATCGGAAGCGTGAAATTGAAGCGCGGCTGTTTCTGATTCCGCATGTGACTCCGCTCATTTTTACCTTTAACGAGATTCAGAGTCGGCCGGAAGAGGGGGACTCGATCGCGAGTATTGCGTCGGTCTCCGACGCGGCACAAGCATCACCGTTCGAAAATTACCTGGTGGAGCACGGAAAGAGTCGCGAGTATGCGCGTCAGAGTTCTGCAGACCTGCTCGATAGCGCAATTTCGATCAAGCAGAGCAGCCTTGCCATCATGAAGCTGCTGCACGATTTCAGCGATGGAAGGCCGATGACGCCTGCGGCTCAGATGTTACACAAGCAGCTTGTCGAACTGCACAGGGGCAAGCTGCACGCCGCGATCAGCAGGCAGGAGAGCCTCCTTGCAGCCATGGGTCTAAGCCATGCAGCGTCAGGAACTCCGTCCCCTCCGGACGGTGACCTTGAAGCAGTTGCTAATCGGAACCTTGCGTTGTGCAAGTTGCTAAGCCGGCAAGATGGCGGCTCAAAAGAATCCGCACAGCCTCTTCTGGAGGAGTTGGCCGATTCGGCGGCAAAGATCAATATTGTCGTCCAACGAATGGATGTGAATTCATCCTCATCCCACGCCAGTCTTGACGCAGGAAGATCCACTCAACCCGACCAACATCGATAG
- a CDS encoding carboxypeptidase-like regulatory domain-containing protein has product MSLRFLKHLTCVCVFLGVMAHAQTARFTGQVTDPQNAAIANAEVQVVNQETLVRVSTKTDNSGAYAVPYLTAGKYQVIVRADGFSQSASSNLFLRVGEALIYNVQLSVGAAQDSVTVDGGASSVVQVDTANAEVSGTVTSKEVAGLQLNGRNFTQLISLVPGVSNQTQQDEAKVGVLGSVAYSVNGGRTEYNSFQVDGSETLNTGINKDHSTLLVYPSVDAIQEIKVLTSNYGAQYPSTGNATTLVTTKSGTNEFHGNAYEFIRNENLNAKGYFDVTNGAPLYRRNDFGGTIGGPVLAPHLYDGRNKTYFFFSEEARLEKSPTAYRQAVPSLAERAGDFSDVCPYLPPGGTNDFPGPGYPDCPSGLGIINNNLGNLEPLSPASLAILNTGVIPAPNSYTGCNGGSSPTGSCYLADISLPTYYREELFRIDHTLSDKTQASFRYIHDEWDTTTPVPQFSNITNSFPTIQNRFYGPGRSLVARVTHTFSPTLLNEFVTSYTNSSITLADVPAPFVSLRRPATLDAAPCAYGTPGQACGMGSIFNNGFGGKLPAIVIGGNNAEYGGYGFSVDPSYMPWKHSNPTYSFSDNLNKMLGKHSFSFGAQWLIFQRNQINGPIGAATGDVQGILTYSNEQSAHTTGNAFADFLLQPTSVPEGNNFHRFSYGGPASFQQDSAQARYYQRFQIVEPYFQDDWKATSRLTVNAGLRVSLFGTYREKNHSAYNWLPTAFNQAVSRTLHVANNGQLIDNASSTPVPIYGANGAPDPRVINGIVQCGVNGVPAGCMAGHLWNPAPRVGFAWDPLGNGKTSIRAGYGIFFEHGTADEANSGSLEGSAPMVLSMTQLSPLGIGCIGNSAPGCSSTGSGAFPLNVTKIPTKAQWSYVQQWSMSAERQLPQNMLASFAYVGSKGTHLTTERELNQLIPIPAGTTPFKKHQPLTKADCGSGSSAAGFDGYYYHLENRATIGPSDPGFINMEAACYGQGTGGQIDPNALREFAPGMGQIYSLENIANSHYHAFQATLRKVTDSLTLGVAYTYSHSIDDASDRSDATFVNSFDLRSNRSSSNFDQRHLLHISYIANLKLWQWAQSFWNGINTDPSGDASLNPPHADFGTSKIVRGVLDGWQLSGLTLFESGIPFTVVNGGSANGISFLDNAGVDNGVGSGSYPDLVGSAHSHVPAGGNNGNSFGPLLLNPGAFAAPQGLTFGNAGRNVLNNPHRWNFDAALQRRIPLPFERTSLDFRAEAFNVFNHTQFRIYDPTLGNQPQNTASCYGPTSYSAGDPGGEVKGDPGCLNGSSFLHPVDAHRPRTIQFGVKLAF; this is encoded by the coding sequence ATGTCTCTAAGGTTTTTGAAACACTTGACGTGTGTCTGTGTCTTTCTTGGCGTCATGGCGCATGCGCAGACGGCACGATTTACAGGCCAGGTCACAGATCCGCAAAACGCCGCGATTGCCAATGCCGAAGTACAGGTGGTCAATCAGGAAACCCTGGTGAGGGTGTCCACCAAGACGGACAACAGCGGTGCTTATGCCGTTCCTTACCTTACTGCTGGAAAATATCAGGTCATCGTTCGCGCAGACGGATTCAGCCAGTCTGCAAGCAGCAACTTATTCCTCCGCGTTGGAGAAGCACTCATCTATAACGTGCAGTTAAGCGTGGGCGCTGCGCAGGACTCCGTTACCGTTGACGGTGGAGCATCCTCGGTCGTGCAGGTAGATACCGCAAATGCGGAAGTCAGTGGCACGGTAACCAGCAAAGAAGTGGCGGGGCTTCAACTGAACGGGCGCAACTTCACTCAGTTGATCAGCCTTGTGCCTGGAGTTAGCAATCAGACGCAACAGGATGAGGCGAAGGTCGGCGTGCTGGGAAGCGTCGCGTACTCCGTCAACGGTGGACGTACGGAGTACAACAGCTTTCAGGTCGACGGTTCAGAAACCCTCAACACCGGAATCAACAAGGATCACAGCACGCTGTTGGTGTATCCCAGCGTGGATGCCATTCAGGAAATCAAGGTTCTGACCTCGAACTATGGGGCGCAGTATCCCAGCACCGGCAATGCAACCACGCTGGTGACAACCAAGTCGGGTACCAACGAGTTTCACGGCAATGCGTACGAGTTCATTCGCAACGAAAACCTGAATGCTAAGGGGTACTTCGACGTCACGAACGGCGCGCCTCTGTACCGGCGCAATGACTTCGGCGGAACCATCGGCGGTCCGGTCCTCGCTCCACATCTCTACGATGGACGCAACAAGACGTACTTCTTCTTCTCGGAAGAAGCGCGCCTGGAGAAGAGTCCCACGGCCTACCGGCAAGCCGTGCCATCGCTGGCGGAAAGGGCGGGCGATTTTAGCGATGTATGTCCCTATTTGCCACCAGGCGGGACGAATGACTTTCCCGGTCCCGGCTATCCCGACTGTCCCAGCGGCCTGGGTATCATCAACAACAACCTGGGTAACCTGGAGCCGTTGTCTCCGGCTTCGCTTGCCATTCTCAATACGGGCGTTATTCCCGCTCCCAATTCTTATACCGGATGCAATGGCGGCTCCAGTCCCACCGGATCCTGCTATCTGGCCGATATCTCTCTGCCGACCTACTATCGTGAAGAGCTTTTCCGCATCGACCACACGCTCAGCGATAAGACGCAGGCCAGCTTCCGTTACATCCACGATGAATGGGACACAACTACGCCTGTTCCCCAGTTCAGCAACATTACCAATAGCTTCCCAACCATTCAGAACCGGTTCTACGGTCCGGGGCGCAGCCTGGTGGCGCGTGTGACCCACACCTTTAGTCCCACGCTTCTGAATGAATTTGTCACCAGCTATACGAATTCGTCTATCACCCTTGCGGATGTGCCAGCGCCCTTCGTCTCGCTGCGGCGGCCGGCAACGCTCGACGCCGCGCCATGCGCCTATGGAACTCCGGGCCAGGCTTGCGGAATGGGCTCCATTTTTAACAACGGCTTCGGGGGCAAGCTTCCCGCTATCGTAATCGGCGGTAACAATGCGGAGTATGGCGGTTACGGTTTCAGCGTCGATCCCAGCTACATGCCCTGGAAGCACAGCAATCCGACTTACAGCTTTTCAGACAACCTGAACAAGATGCTCGGGAAGCACAGCTTCTCGTTCGGCGCGCAGTGGCTCATCTTTCAGCGCAACCAGATCAACGGTCCGATCGGCGCGGCCACGGGCGATGTCCAGGGAATCCTGACGTATAGCAACGAGCAGTCGGCTCACACAACAGGCAATGCGTTTGCAGATTTTCTCCTGCAGCCAACATCGGTTCCGGAAGGGAACAACTTCCATCGATTCAGTTACGGCGGTCCCGCGAGCTTCCAGCAGGACAGCGCCCAGGCCAGGTACTATCAGCGGTTCCAGATTGTCGAGCCCTACTTTCAAGACGATTGGAAAGCAACCTCTCGCCTCACCGTTAATGCGGGCTTGCGTGTAAGTCTCTTCGGCACGTATCGCGAGAAGAACCATAGCGCCTATAACTGGCTTCCAACCGCTTTCAACCAGGCGGTATCGCGGACTCTCCACGTAGCCAACAACGGCCAGCTGATCGACAATGCCAGCAGCACTCCGGTCCCGATCTACGGAGCCAATGGGGCACCCGATCCGCGTGTGATCAACGGCATCGTGCAATGTGGCGTGAACGGTGTTCCCGCTGGGTGCATGGCGGGTCACCTGTGGAACCCTGCGCCTCGTGTGGGCTTCGCATGGGATCCACTCGGCAACGGAAAGACCTCGATCCGCGCCGGCTACGGCATCTTCTTCGAGCACGGTACAGCCGACGAAGCCAATAGCGGGTCGCTCGAGGGCAGTGCTCCGATGGTGCTGAGTATGACGCAGCTCAGTCCACTCGGTATCGGCTGCATCGGCAACAGCGCTCCGGGATGTTCAAGCACCGGATCGGGCGCGTTCCCGCTCAACGTTACAAAGATTCCCACCAAGGCGCAGTGGTCCTATGTGCAGCAGTGGAGCATGAGCGCAGAGCGCCAGTTGCCGCAGAACATGCTGGCCAGCTTTGCCTATGTGGGCAGCAAGGGAACGCACCTGACCACGGAGCGCGAATTGAACCAGTTGATTCCGATTCCGGCAGGTACTACGCCTTTCAAAAAGCACCAGCCCCTCACTAAGGCGGATTGCGGATCTGGTTCCAGTGCTGCAGGTTTCGACGGCTACTACTATCACCTCGAGAACCGCGCAACCATCGGACCTTCCGATCCCGGCTTCATCAACATGGAGGCAGCCTGTTATGGACAGGGCACCGGCGGCCAGATTGACCCCAACGCGCTTCGGGAATTCGCGCCGGGCATGGGCCAGATCTACTCGCTCGAGAACATCGCCAACTCGCATTACCATGCGTTTCAGGCAACACTGCGCAAGGTCACCGATAGCCTGACGCTAGGCGTCGCTTATACCTACAGCCACTCCATAGACGACGCATCGGATCGTTCGGACGCGACGTTCGTCAACTCGTTCGATCTGCGCTCCAATCGGTCCAGCTCCAACTTCGATCAGCGCCATCTGCTCCACATCAGCTACATCGCCAATCTCAAGTTGTGGCAGTGGGCACAATCTTTCTGGAACGGAATCAACACCGATCCCAGCGGCGATGCAAGTTTGAACCCGCCGCACGCGGACTTCGGAACATCGAAGATTGTCCGCGGTGTACTCGATGGCTGGCAGCTCTCTGGGTTGACACTCTTCGAATCCGGCATCCCCTTTACCGTGGTTAACGGCGGCAGCGCCAACGGCATCTCGTTCCTCGACAACGCAGGTGTGGATAACGGCGTTGGCTCGGGCTCCTATCCGGATCTGGTTGGTTCTGCCCACAGCCACGTTCCCGCCGGCGGCAACAACGGGAACAGCTTTGGACCCCTGTTGCTCAACCCCGGCGCATTTGCAGCTCCGCAGGGACTCACCTTTGGAAACGCAGGCCGCAATGTTCTAAACAACCCGCATCGCTGGAACTTCGACGCTGCTTTGCAGAGGCGCATTCCTCTGCCATTTGAAAGAACCTCTCTGGACTTCCGTGCGGAAGCCTTCAACGTCTTCAATCACACGCAGTTCCGCATCTACGATCCGACTCTCGGGAATCAGCCGCAGAACACCGCCAGTTGCTATGGTCCCACCAGTTATTCGGCCGGTGATCCAGGCGGAGAAGTCAAGGGGGATCCGGGGTGCCTGAATGGAAGCTCCTTCCTGCATCCGGTCGATGCGCACCGTCCACGCACCATTCAATTCGGCGTGAAGCTGGCCTTTTAA